The sequence CCACCTACGTATAGTTTCTTAACCATGTAGCAAATGTATTCTTCTAAAAATGTTGTAAGGCGACCTTCTCTATCGCTTGTTTGCCGAAACACTTAAAGTGCATCTGCTACCAAAACTTATGAGAAAACTCTTACAATGGGTATTATACACCTTTTGCGGAAAAAAGCAAGCCCAGGCACCTAATTTAGGTGCCTGGGCAAGTCTCGAGCGGAAAACATACTATATATGTATGTTTTCCGCCTCCTTTAGATTCTCCATCCATTCGTCGTAAAACGGGCTTTCCTTTTTCCACGGCTTTACAGCAAATCCCGCGAAATGGAGGACTGCTTGCGAAAAATCTTTGGGAGAATAGGTTGGAATGTCATTTTGTTCCTTTGCCATTGTATCTATTGCAGAGAACCCTTCTCTTTCCACTTTCTCCATAATTTCTTTCGTCTTTTCAGGAGATAATGATACGGGCACAAAATGATTATATGTTTCGGGAAGCAGTCCCCAGTTTCTATAAAAATAAAGATTGAAAATTGGCTGTTCGCCGTATTTGCTAAGAATGGCAAAATCAGAGATCAAAGCCGAACAGATATCAAAAGAGTTATCTTTGATTATGTCGCTCGAAAAGGTGAAGACCCCAGTATTGAATGACCTCTGTCTCAGATCAAACTTACTAGTGAGATTTTGGAAACAAATCTGTTTTTGCCCATCCCACTTCTTCGGCTCAAAAAACGGATGGGTAAATTGATGGGAGAGCGGAGCGGCATTCATATCTTCGGTTGCCCAAAAACCTTTTAATTTGGACAGCTCCTGGAGCGAAGAGCGCACCATAGTGTCGGCATCTAAAAAGACGATGTGTTGCCATTGCCGGAAGAAAGGGGTGAGAAGATAAAATTTCCCCAACACAGACGGATGACTATAGATACTACCTCGGATAGAAAGAAAATTGGAAACGTGGTGAATAAAGATATTTTTTTCATTAAACCACTGAAGTTCTGGAGCATTTTCTGGAACTTCGTAGGCGATAAGACAGTAATCTCCCTGCCAGCTTCCTCTGCGGTGAGCGCTCCCAAAAAGCTGTTTCGCATGTTCGAGAAAATTACTATCAGCAAGCGTTACTAAAACAGAGTCTTTCATAGAGATTAATGGTGCCTTTGTTAAAATCATATCTCAAGAGATTCGGCTTCCGCAAGATTTTCTTTCCATTCGTCATAAAACGGACTAGTCTTATCCCACGGCTTCTTCGCTAACCCAGCAAAATGGACGATACTTGCATCTTTGGCATGTTCGATATTCTCGGAATCACTTCGAGTTGCAGAAATAAATCTATTGAATTTTTCTGGTAAAGGATCCCAATTTTTGTAGAAAAATAAATTTAAAATCGGTTGGTCGCAATACCGCTCTATCAAGTAATAGCACTCGAAAAGTTCGGAAATGCGGGCAAATGTATCAGGAAGTACGAGGGATGATGGAAACGACAGCACGCCTGAATTAAAAGAAGGAGTAGAAAGATCAAAGTTTTTCTTCAAATCTTTGAGCATATTTTCTGTTACCGCATCCCATTTGAAAGCATCGAATGTCGGACTAAAAAACTGCCGTTCAAGCGGAGCATTTTCCATGTCATATGATGCAGAAATACCTTCCCCTGCCGAAAGCTCTTCTAGAGAAGCTCGAACAATAATATCCGCATCAAGAAAAACAATTTGCTTCCACTGTCTAAAAAAGTTGGTGAATAGGTGAAATTTTCCAAACTGCGCGGGTAGACGGAATACTCCACCATCTTGTTTTTTCAAAACTGGCCAGGGACAGGCGTGGATGAAAATGCCTTTTTCTCGAAACCACAAAAGTTTTTCGTGGGGCACATCGCAAGCGATGAGTGCGAAATCACCTTTCCACTCGCCTTTATGATGCGCACTTCCAAAAAGCTGTTTCGCCTGGTCGAGGAAACTGGAGTCAGCGAGAGTTACGAGAACCGAATCTTTCATACCGCTATATTTTCAGAAAACGGGAAATTGCGCAAGAAACTATGGAGTGGCAGGCGCGTCAGACGGGGGTGGAGTTGAGTCTGAAGGAGGAGGTGTCTCTTCTTGCGGAGGAGGCGGAGTATCTTCTGGCGAGACTTCTGGTGCGGGAGTTTCGGTGACCTCTCCCGATTCATCTGGAGTTGGAGTCACTTCGGGAGATTCAGCTGGTGATTCTGCTGGAGTCGGAGTGGGAGTTGTCTCTTCCTCGCCTCCGCTTACCTCTGGAGAAGGTGTTGGTGTCGGAGTTCCTGATGAATCACCGCCTCCGGAAACTTCTGGAGTGGGTGTTGCCTGCCCAGTTCCCGCCCCGTCGTCCGACAGGGGTGTTGAACTAGGAATCGGTGTTGCATCTACCGTAGGAGTTGGAGTTGCTGAAGATACATTATCCGCACAATCACCATCCTCGCTTCTCAACACTCCATTTTCGGTAAAGACACAAACAGGATTTCCGGTCTTTCTGTCGTAGATGACCACTCCAGTTTTGGAAACATCGGCAGAATTTTTGATAGTAAGATTATCAACGACAGCATTTTTCGCTTTCAAATCAATTGTTTCTACACTCTGGAAGATCCCGGCGATAGCAGTGAGTCTCTCGACCGCAAGATTTTTCACGTAGGAAATCATGTCGGTCATAACGATACCGAGAGATTCAAACGAGCCTCGGACAGAATCTGACACTTGTGAAAGAGCGCTCGAAGCAACAGATGCCGTGATTGATGAAGAAGAAACCGCTCCTTGCTTATTCTCGACGAAAACAAGAACGGTGTTGTCGGAAGAATCATAACTTCCAGAAAATGCTTCGAGTGCTAGACCAACAGAGTCTTCATTTGATGACGCCTTCTTCCCAACGCCCGCTACAGATGAAAGAGAAATCCTATCTCCAATACTAATCGCGCCTCCTTCAAGGTTTACTTTCACAGGCACGCGACCAGAGAGAGCGATCGGCACTTTCCTGTCATTTGGGAAACGATTGTCGCCAAAACCTCCAAGTTCAACTCCGGGCTTAGTAGAGACAATTCCAAGGAGCGGAGCATTCTCCGATCGTCTCGCCGTTTTTACAAAGACAGGATTGTCTAGGTCAAGAGAAACAATTTCTGCAGCAGAAAGTTCGTCATCTTCAGTTGGATACCTTTCTGCAAGGTCGGTGGAAGTGATTGAGGTAGAGTTTGCATAAATAGTTCCGGCAGTTGTAGCGGCTGAACAATCTCCATTGTCATCTACACAAAGCCAGCCGTTTGAAACCTGGACATTTGCTTGATTGGTGCCGTCACCGACAGTAAGAGCTTGCGGAGGAGTAGAAGTTCCAATACCAACAAAAGAAGTACTGGCTCCAATACCTCCAAGAATAATCGAGTTGTCTTGATCTGCAAGCGCGCCGTTACCCAAAACAACTGAATTGCTTACCCCACTACCCACAAGGGCAGCGTAGCCGATGATCACGTTAGTATTTCCACTCACTGTCCTTCCCGCACAAGTTCCGAGGATGATGTTACTATTTCCGCTCACCGCATCAGCGCCTGCCTGGAACCCACCAATGTAGTTATAGTTTCCGGACACGCCACAGAGGCCTGCGCAAGTTCCAAGCACCACGTTGTCGGTCCCATCTCCCGCTCCGGTGATGTCATTGCCCCACGCACAGACACCTCCGATAAAATTACAAAAGCCGACCACTCCACAATATCCCGCCTGTGTTCCCAAAACAACGTTATTCTGCCCAATTCCATTTCCCGCGTTATCATTTCCCCATGCAGCGGTTCCCCCTATGAAGTTGCAGCTTCCCTGAATTCCACAATAACCGACACTATCTCCAAGAAGAACATTTTGAACACCTGAAACACCAAACGCTCCAGTATATCTACCGATTACTGTATTATCATTTCCTACTATCCCGCAATACCCCGCGCAGGTTCCAAACACTACGTTATTAGAGCCGACTCCCGTTCCCTCCGTATCATTCCCCCACGCGCAGGTACCCCCGATGAAGTTGTTACAGGCACCACTTGCAAGACCGCAAAGACCTGCGCAGTAACCGAGAATAGTGTTGCACGAACCGGTGCGGCCATTTTGCCAATTTCCTCCGGCATATTCACCTGCGATGAAGTTATCGCTTCCGTCTACTCCGTCAGTACCTGCTCCAGCAAAAGTTCCGATAATGGCATTAGCATTTCCAGATACCCCATAGCGACCAGCAAAAGTTCCAAGCGCAATGTTGTTGTTACCAGTGCCTCCTCCTGTATCTTGCCCCCACGCACAGACACCTCCGATAAAGTTATTCGTACCACACACTCCATAAAGGCCAGCGCGAGTACCGAGAATAGTATTGCACGAACCGGTGAGAGAATAGTATGCGGCACAGACTCCGAGGACGGCGTTGGAAGAACCCGTGACACCATTATAGCCGGCCTGGGAACCAATAATAGTATTTTCTTGTCCTGAAACTCCAAGGAGACCGACTTGAGAACCAAGAAGAGTGTTGCAAGCACCGGAGACTCCTTGAGCCCCTGCATTCGATCCAATCAGAATGTTATCATCGGCCGAAATTCCATACTGCCCAGCGAAAGATCCGAGAATAATAGCCCTGTTACTAACTCTGCCACTGGTCCAACTTCCTCCAGCATTCTGGCCTGCAATGAAGTTCGCGTCGCCGCAGACTCCTCCAAATCCGGCGGCGGAACCCGCAATGAAGTTGTCATTACCCTGCAAAGAAATGAGTCCGGCGGTATAACCGATGACTGTATTTCTATCACCACACGCGCCACCATAAGCAGCATGGAAACCGAGAATGGCATTTTTGTCCCCTTCAATACCGCAGAAGCCAGCGCTGGTTCCGAGTACCACATTATCCGTTCCATTACTTCCACTCTGCCAATCGCCTCCGGCATAAGAACCGATGAGGGTGTTATCCGAACCACACAGTCCCTTGAATCCGGCTCGGTAACCGATAAGAGTGGCGTAGGTACTGTTGAGACCATTTGTCCAATTAGCTCCAGCCTCTGTACCGGCAATGAAGGAATTATCTGTACACACGCCATTATTGCCGGCATTCGTTCCAAGAATCGTATTATCGGTATGTCCTGCAGTAAAGTTTTGAAAATTTGAAAGGGCATTTGCTCCTATAACAGTGTTGTAAGAACCGCCCAGTCCTCCAAGTCCAGCTTGATAGCCGATGACAGTATTACCTGTGTTGCAAATACCCGCATAAGCTGCTTTGTACCCGATGGCGGTGTTGTAATTGCCATCACCTCCAGTAGCCGAAGCTCCCCATGCAAGATTTCCGAGGGCAAGGTTTTCTATTCCGCAGATTCCATTCTGTCCAGCTTGATGTCCGATGGCAGTATTAAACGAACCACAGAAAGTTGACCAATTTGATCCGGCATCTTGACCAATGAATGTGTTGCCGGGACCGCAGACCCCACAGAAACCTGCGTACGAACCAATGAGAATGTTGCCATCTTGCCCCGCGCAAATTCCACAGAAGCCAGCTTGATAGCCGATGATAGTGTTGCATGCTCCGGTGCGACTACTTGTCCAATCTG comes from Candidatus Paceibacterota bacterium and encodes:
- a CDS encoding glycosyltransferase; the encoded protein is MKDSVLVTLADSNFLEHAKQLFGSAHRRGSWQGDYCLIAYEVPENAPELQWFNEKNIFIHHVSNFLSIRGSIYSHPSVLGKFYLLTPFFRQWQHIVFLDADTMVRSSLQELSKLKGFWATEDMNAAPLSHQFTHPFFEPKKWDGQKQICFQNLTSKFDLRQRSFNTGVFTFSSDIIKDNSFDICSALISDFAILSKYGEQPIFNLYFYRNWGLLPETYNHFVPVSLSPEKTKEIMEKVEREGFSAIDTMAKEQNDIPTYSPKDFSQAVLHFAGFAVKPWKKESPFYDEWMENLKEAENIHI
- a CDS encoding glycosyltransferase; this translates as MKDSVLVTLADSSFLDQAKQLFGSAHHKGEWKGDFALIACDVPHEKLLWFREKGIFIHACPWPVLKKQDGGVFRLPAQFGKFHLFTNFFRQWKQIVFLDADIIVRASLEELSAGEGISASYDMENAPLERQFFSPTFDAFKWDAVTENMLKDLKKNFDLSTPSFNSGVLSFPSSLVLPDTFARISELFECYYLIERYCDQPILNLFFYKNWDPLPEKFNRFISATRSDSENIEHAKDASIVHFAGLAKKPWDKTSPFYDEWKENLAEAESLEI